In one window of Photobacterium leiognathi DNA:
- a CDS encoding AmpG family muropeptide MFS transporter, whose amino-acid sequence MDKAIQQDNTTYWRVYLNPKALIMFALGFSSGLPILLVFGTLSFWLREADVSRTSIGFFSWVALAYGFKWAWSPLVDRFPLPIFSKLFGRRRGWMLFSQLIIILSLCGMATSNPQTDLVQFALFAIVVAFASATQDIVIDAFRIELATVRLQAALSATYMAGYRLAMIMAGAGALAFAAWFGSDSGYDPSGWKAAYFIMAGMMLIGVITTLLVKEPNIDSSSIEKIEDEYQQKLQQKGLGKRQAKLGAWFYTAVIMPFQDFFQRYGKNALLILLLISCYRISDVVMGVMSNAFYVDMGFTKSEVASISKVFGVIMTLVGAGLGGILVNKFGTLRILALGALLSAITNLLFMIFTYVGNNIEMLTLVISADNLGASIATAAFITFMSSLTNVAFSATQYALFSSIMLLFPKFIAGFSGMYVDHFGYNIFFLTTALIGIPVLILIRLVAKNSALTSAESPTAIEEQ is encoded by the coding sequence ATGGATAAAGCCATACAACAGGATAATACCACCTACTGGCGTGTGTATTTAAATCCCAAAGCTCTGATCATGTTTGCGCTCGGGTTCTCATCCGGTTTACCTATTCTACTGGTGTTTGGAACACTTTCTTTTTGGTTACGTGAAGCTGATGTTAGCCGTACCAGTATTGGCTTTTTTAGCTGGGTGGCACTGGCTTATGGTTTTAAGTGGGCATGGTCACCATTAGTAGACCGTTTTCCACTACCTATTTTTTCCAAACTTTTTGGTCGCCGCCGAGGCTGGATGTTGTTTTCACAGCTGATCATCATCTTGTCACTATGCGGAATGGCAACCAGTAACCCACAAACGGATCTCGTACAATTCGCCCTTTTTGCTATCGTGGTTGCGTTTGCTTCTGCAACCCAAGATATTGTTATTGATGCATTTCGTATTGAATTAGCCACTGTGCGTTTACAGGCAGCACTTTCTGCCACTTATATGGCTGGTTATCGCCTTGCAATGATTATGGCTGGTGCAGGCGCACTGGCTTTTGCAGCATGGTTTGGCTCAGACAGTGGCTATGATCCATCCGGTTGGAAAGCTGCTTACTTTATCATGGCTGGTATGATGCTAATTGGTGTGATAACTACACTGTTAGTTAAAGAGCCTAATATTGATAGTTCATCTATTGAAAAGATCGAAGATGAATACCAGCAAAAACTGCAACAGAAAGGCTTAGGCAAGCGTCAGGCTAAGTTAGGTGCATGGTTCTATACTGCTGTGATCATGCCATTCCAAGACTTTTTCCAACGCTATGGCAAGAATGCTCTGCTGATCTTATTGCTGATCAGCTGTTACCGTATTTCTGATGTTGTCATGGGCGTGATGTCGAATGCATTCTATGTTGATATGGGCTTTACCAAAAGTGAAGTTGCATCAATATCAAAAGTGTTTGGTGTGATCATGACGTTAGTAGGTGCTGGCTTAGGCGGTATCTTGGTGAATAAATTTGGTACATTGCGCATTCTTGCACTAGGTGCATTATTATCAGCGATCACTAACCTATTGTTTATGATCTTTACCTACGTTGGTAACAATATCGAAATGCTAACTTTAGTCATTTCAGCTGACAATTTAGGTGCTAGTATTGCAACAGCCGCCTTCATTACCTTTATGTCGAGCTTAACCAATGTGGCATTCTCTGCAACCCAGTATGCGTTATTCAGTTCGATCATGTTGCTATTCCCAAAATTCATTGCAGGCTTCTCTGGCATGTATGTTGATCATTTTGGCTACAACATCTTTTTCTTAACTACAGCACTGATCGGTATTCCTGTACTGATTTTAATCCGTCTAGTTGCGAAAAATTCAGCACTAACATCTGCTGAATCTCCTACCGCAATCGAAGAACAATAA
- a CDS encoding peptidylprolyl isomerase produces MPRFLLALCLLIALPVSAATKVLVTTNLGDFTIQLNDEKAPITSKNFLRYVEEGSYNGTIFHRVIPGFMAQGGGFDKDMNRRPTHAPIKNEATNGLKNDTATVAMARTQDPNSATNQFFINYKDNSFLNAAGNNPGYAVFGKVINGFNVVEDMAKIPTGSSPATGMQDVPQKPIIIESMKVVK; encoded by the coding sequence ATGCCACGTTTTTTACTCGCACTATGTTTACTGATTGCTTTACCTGTTAGTGCTGCTACTAAAGTTTTAGTAACAACAAACTTAGGTGATTTCACTATTCAGTTAAATGATGAAAAGGCACCAATTACTAGCAAGAACTTCTTACGTTATGTAGAAGAAGGCAGTTACAACGGTACGATCTTCCATCGTGTGATCCCTGGCTTTATGGCACAAGGTGGTGGCTTTGACAAAGACATGAACAGACGTCCGACTCATGCACCAATCAAAAATGAAGCAACCAACGGCTTGAAAAATGATACAGCGACCGTTGCCATGGCACGTACGCAAGATCCTAACTCAGCAACGAACCAATTCTTTATTAATTACAAAGATAACAGCTTCTTAAATGCTGCTGGTAACAATCCTGGTTACGCTGTTTTCGGTAAAGTGATCAACGGTTTTAATGTTGTAGAAGACATGGCAAAAATTCCAACAGGCTCGAGCCCTGCTACAGGCATGCAAGACGTACCACAAAAGCCAATCATTATTGAATCGATGAAAGTCGTTAAATAA